In Phalacrocorax aristotelis chromosome 25, bGulAri2.1, whole genome shotgun sequence, the following proteins share a genomic window:
- the PEX19 gene encoding peroxisomal biogenesis factor 19 isoform X1: MAAEPGPGADPELEELLDSALDDFEKARPAAPPPPPPAGAQPSPSAAAKASLFASQERFFQELFEGELASQAAAEFEQAMQELAREEPHLVEQFQKLSEAAGRVGSDTASQQEFTSCLKETLSGLARNATDLQGSSASEEELAKALEGLGLEESDGEGSVLPVMRSIMQSLLSKDVLYPSLKEITEKYPEWLQRHGEALPAEQYERYRAQHCVMGRICQQLERERPGEGEEERRARFETLLDLMQQLQDLGHPPKELAGESLTLPPSLQPPGLNLDLPGAAGGEQCRLM, from the exons ATGGCGGCGGAGCCGGGCCCGGGCGCCGACCcggagctggaggagctgcttgATA GTGCCCTGGATGACTTCGAGAAGGCCAGGCCTGCTGCccccccgccaccgccccccGCCGGGGCCCAGCCCTCGCCCAGCGCCGCCGCCAAG GCCTCCCTCTTCGCCTCGCAGGAGAGGTTCTTCCAGGAGCTATTTGAGGGAGAGCTGGCCTCGCAGGCGGCGGCTGAGTTCGAGCAGGCCATGCAGGAGCTGGCCCGGGAGGAGCCGCACTTGGTGGAGCAGTTCCAAAAGTTGTCGGAGGCCGCGGGCAGAGTGG GCAGCGACACAGCGTCGCAGCAGGAGTTCACCTCTTGCCTGAAGGAGACACTGAGTGGCCTGGCCAGGAATGCCACCGACCTGCAG GGCTCCTCAGCCTCGGAGGAGGAGCTGGCGAAGGcgctggaggggctggggctggaggagagcGATGGTGAGGGCAGTGTCCTGCCCGTCATGCGGAGCATCATGCAGAGCCTGCTCTCCAAGGACGTGCTCTACCCCTCGCTCAAGGAGATCACCGAGAAG TACCCCGAGTGGCTGCAGCGGCACGGCGAGGCGCTGCCGGCTGAGCAGTACGAGCGGTACCGGGCGCAGCACTGCGTGATGGGCCGCatctgccagcagctggagcgCGAGCGGCCGGGCGAGGGCGAGGAGGAGCGGCGGGCGCGCTTCGAGACCCTCCTCGACCTCATGCAGCAG CTGCAGGACCTGGGGCACCCACCcaaggagctggctggggagtCG CTcacccttcctccctccctgcagccccctggccTCAACTTGGACCTGCCAGGGGCGGCGGGTGGCGAGCAGTGCCGCCTCATGTAG
- the FCER1G gene encoding high affinity immunoglobulin epsilon receptor subunit gamma isoform X2: MTARLLLTTALLLLLQTPAAEALMEPELCYILDAILFLYGIVLTVLYCRLKFTVHRESQQGPGKEQKEEAIYTGLTGEGQEMYETLQVKHS; this comes from the exons ATGACTGCTCGGCTGCTGCTCACCAccgccctgctgctgctgctgcagacccCGGCAGCAg aAGCCCTGATGGAGCCGGAGCTCTGCTACATCCTGGATGCCATCCTCTTCCTCTATGGCATCGTCCTCACCGTCCTCTATTGCCGCCTCAAG TTCACGGTTCACCGAGAGTCACAGCAGGGACCTGGCAAAGAG cagaaggaagaagcCATCTACACA GGGCTCACCGGTGAAGGCCAGGAGATGTACGAAACCCTGCAGGTCAAACACTCCTGA
- the ADAMTS4 gene encoding A disintegrin and metalloproteinase with thrombospondin motifs 4, which translates to MRRALLALLVAAVAAAGAAPGPSCPVTAPEGAGTRSRVGPAPRRAKRFASVPRYVEMLVVADESMAQFHGAGLRRYLLTVLAAAARSFRHGSLGNLVELRVTRLVVLGQDTPGPPTTSNAAQMLRNFCQWQKGLNVPDEDSPLHFDTAIFFTRQDLCGAATCDTLGMADVGTACDPERSCAIVEDDGLQSAFTAAHELGHVFNMLHDTSQPCRELNSHSGAARHVMAPVLSSLEPGEMWSPCSARFITDFLDNGHGHCLLDKPLEWLQFPSALPGSIYPVLQQCQLAFGPDSRHCGDLQPPCASLWCTGHAGGRPVCQTKHFPWADGTPCAPGKACMDGLCVSVGRMQELTTPVDGSWGPWGPWGGCSRTCGGGIQLSHRNCTAPAPRHGGRYCAGKRTRFQSCNVEECPGSTPLTFREEQCAAYNHRSDLVKGLPSPSDWVPRYSGVPERDQCKLTCQSQTLGYYHVLQPRVADGTPCSPESTGVCVQGRCIPAGCDRIIGSKKKFDKCMTCGGDGSGCTKVYGSFTKSRYGYNDVVTIPAGATHLLVRQISAAGGEDVFLALRRPSGGSLLNGGYVLVPSPTDVALAGGATLRYSGATAATETLVGRGPLCEPLVLQALVVDEQRPPRLKYSFFVPRVQRHPSAAWEKQKAEILEILRSRRRGK; encoded by the exons ATGCGCCGCGCGCTCCTGGCGCTCCTGGTCGCTGCTGTCGCCGctgccggggccgcccccggcccctcgTGTCCCGTAACGGCACCGGAGGGAGCCGGGACACGGTCCCGCGTGGGGCCGGCCCCGAGGAGAGCCAAG CGCTTCGCCTCGGTGCCACGGTATGTGGAGATGCTGGTGGTGGCAGATGAGTCGATGGCCCAGTTTCACGGTGCGGGGCTCCGGCGGTACCTGCTGACAGTACTGGCAGCGGCTGCCCGGTCCTTCCGACATGGCAGCCTGGGCAACCTGGTGGAGCTGCGGGTGACACGGCTGGTGGTGCTGGGCCAGGacacccccggcccccccacCACCTCCAACGCTGCTCAGATGCTCCGCAACTTCTGCCAGTGGCAGAAGGGGCTCAACGTCCCGGATGAGGACAGTCCTCTCCATTTCGACACCGCCATCTTCTTCACCCGACAG GACCTCTGTGGAGCAGCCACCTGTGACACACTGGGCATGGCCGACGTGGGCACTGCCTGCGACCCTGAGCGGAGCTGCGCCATCGTGGAGGATGATGGGCTGCAGTCGGCATTCACGGCTGCCCACGAGCTAG GCCATGTCTTCAACATGCTGCATGACACCTCCCAGCCGTGCCGGGAGCTGAACAGCCACTCCGGAGCTGCCCGCCATGTGATGGCTCCCGTCCTCTCCTCACTGGAGCCTGGGGAGATGTGGTCCCCATGCAGTGCCCGCTTCATCACCGACTTCTTGGACAACGGCCACG GTCACTGCCTCCTGGACAAGCCTCTGGAGTGGCTGCAGTTTCCCTCGGCGCTGCCAGGCAGCATCTACCCAGTGCTGCAGCAATGCCAGCTCGCCTTCGGACCTGACTCACGGCACTGTGGCGACCTGCAGCCACCCTGCGCCTCACTGTGGTGCACCGGCCACGCCGGTGGCCGCCCCGTCTGCCAGACCAAGCACTTCCCCTGGGCTGACGGCACGCCGTGCGCACCGGGCAAAGCCTGCATGGATGGGCTGTGCGTCAGTGTTGGCCGCATGCAGGAGCTCACC ACACCCGTGGACGGCAGCTGGGGGCCGTGGGGGCCATGGGGCGGATGCTCACGGACCTGCGGTGGCGGCATCCAGCTCTCCCACCGCAACTGCACTGCACCCGCACCTCGCCACGGCGGCCGGTACTGCGCGGGCAAGCGCACCCGCTTCCAGTCCTGCAACGTGGAGGAGTGTCCTGGCAGCACCC CCCTGACCTTCCGGGAGGAGCAATGCGCCGCCTACAACCATCGCTCTGACCTCGTCAAGGGGCTGCCGTCCCCCTCAGACTGGGTGCCACGCTACAGCGGCGTCCCTGAGCGGGACCAGTGCAAGCTGACTTGCCAGTCCCAAACTCTGGGCTACTACCATGTGTTGCAGCCGAGG GTGGCCGACGGGACGCCCTGCTCCCCCGAGAGcacaggggtgtgtgtgcagggCCGCTGCATCCCTGCCGGCTGCGACCGCATCATTGGCTCCAAGAAGAAGTTTGACAAATGCATGACGTGCGGCGGCGACGGCTCTGGCTGCACCAAGGTCTACGGCTCCTTCACCAAATCCCG CTACGGCTACAACGACGTGGTGACCATCCCGGCGGGCGCCACGCACCTCCTGGTCCGGCAGATCTCGGCAGCAGGCGGTGAGGATGTCTTCCTGGCCCTGCGACGGCCGAGCGGTGGCTCCCTGCTCAACGGTGGCTACGTCCTGGTGCCCTCCCCAACCGACGTGGCGCTGGCGGGCGGCGCGACCCTACGCTACAGCGGGGCCACGGCGGCCACCGAGACACTGGTGGGCCGGGGGCCGCTGTGTGAGCCCCTGGTGCTGCAGGCGCTGGTGGTGGACGAGCAGCGCCCACCACGCTTGAAATACAGCTTCTTCGTGCCCCGGGTGCAGAGACACCCATCAGCAGCCTGGGAGAAGCAGAAAGCCGAGATTCTGGAGATTCTCAGGAGCCGCCGGCGTGGCAAGTAG
- the LOC142048189 gene encoding LOW QUALITY PROTEIN: uncharacterized protein LOC142048189 (The sequence of the model RefSeq protein was modified relative to this genomic sequence to represent the inferred CDS: substituted 1 base at 1 genomic stop codon): MEGVSNTNPAFPSPRQRSTLTHPHLRALVPPLLLMSRRERAPIGRGARSRKRGGAGRAGAWVWLLPSARCSPASAGPAPAHALPQPALRVRCHRPTRGGGAAAAAVSVPATRVLFTGVLSARLRFVPPLSSAPGVPPAPSQQSQEDWTACERCEAYHLPRAHHCCTCHHCVRRVDHHCSWINNCIRELNQKYFIQLLFYTGLASRYAMGLVLAAWLGPEGRTRVGMAAGGDVTNNRIQTQRCGGTLGLPGVQWGQALGCPTLAPAPGTTLTHGCLPRAHCTVLLLESLLFGASVTIVFYGQGSGVASIMMDETPLEQLHNRGLKETDGEGLHPLKPKLVLLQEVFRXGFVLYWLFPWSCSPSPGRAYSPLPSLYL; the protein is encoded by the exons ATGGAGGGCGTGTCTAACACAAACCCCGCCTTCCCGTCGCCGCGGCAACGGAGCACGCTAACACACCCCCACCTTCGTGCGTTGGTCCCGCCCCTCCTCCTAATGTCCCGGCGGGAGCGCGCTCCGATTGGGCGCGGCGCGCGGAGCCGgaagcggggcggggcggggcgggcgggtgCGTGGGTGTggctgctgccctctgcccgCTGCTCGCCTGCCTCGGCGGGGCCCGCGCCGGCCCACGCCCTGCCGCAGCCCGCCCTGCGCGTCCGGTGCCACCGGCccacccggggggggggggcggcggcggcggctgtgTCCGTCCCCGCCACGCGGGTCCTCTTCACGGGTGTCCTCTCCGCGCGTCTCCGCTTTGTCCCGCCGCTCTCCTCCGCCCCCGGCGTCCCCCCTG CACCgtcccagcagagccaggaggacTGGACAGCATGCGAGCGCTGTGAGGCATACCATCTGCCCCGCGCCCACCACTGCTGCACCTGCCACCACTGTGTGCGCCGTGTGGACCACCACTGCTCCTG GATCAACAACTGCATCAGGGAGTTAAACCAGAAATACTTCATCCAGCTCCTCTTCTACACTG GGCTGGCCAGTCGCTATGCCATGGGGCTGGTGCTGGCCGCCTGGCTGGGACCAGAGGGCAGGACCCGAGTAGGgatggcagcaggaggagatgtCACCAACAACCGCATCCAGAC GCAGCGCTGTGGTGGGACCCTGGGCCTGCCCGGGGTGCAGTGGGGACAGGCTCTGGGCTGCCCCACGTTGGCTCCAGCCCCTGGCACCACTCTGACCCATGGCTGCCTTCCCAGGGCTCACTGCactgtcctgctgctggagtCCCTTCTCTTCGGGGCCTCTGTCACCATCGTGTTTTATGGCCAGGGCAGTGGT GTCGCGTCGATCATGATGGATGAGACACCCCTGGAGCAGCTCCACAATCGGGGGCTGAAGGAGACAGACGGTGAGGGGCTGCACCCCCTGAAACCCAAACTGGTGTTGCTGCAGGAGGTGTTCAGGTGAG GCTTTGTGCTCTACTGGCTCTTcccctggagctgcagcccctccccaggACGGGCGTacagccccctgcccagcctctACCTCTGA
- the FCGR2A gene encoding low affinity immunoglobulin gamma Fc region receptor II-a — protein MGTAQALGFTGARPSQLTLDPPWTPVFLWEKVTLTCQGSGTPGPTSWYRNTQFWEQTASSHIHVSEGSSGSSSYQCRSPGTELSSPVTLSFSNDWLVLQVPVGSLLEGDTLPLRCRGWKGKSITQVQFFREWEVLGGPSPTTELLLPSLQLHHSGRYRCQATMRTIFQEKKESALVTVNVQELFSVPVLRLEGLAKLPEGAPLALHCLSHHSPLRPLARLQHLFYRNKVVVGGPQGSSQLWLPAVGLLHSGNYSCEVRTETSSVRKYSALVAVMVYRVPVSGVSLAVQPPGGLVAEGDHLELACSVAAGTGPLSFSWHRQGLAAPLATGPRYKLRAVQQQDGGRYHCTATNGGTTADSPPLWVTVLVPVANATIAMTRTEPSVPAGESLNLSCSVQAGTTPVTFTWLRDGQELGSGPVLTLGTVEQAHAGTYQCLATNRLSTRRIFRVYSPALVLSVTQPQRGWRQQGTAMAVGLSMSLLLLLLLSAAMAWHLRHRRHRGRSPTPGTGGRVGGPKWGESPPHQLGGDQWGCTPHPPSWLGLSPQCPWLRVLGGFGGPGGPPCLKPTSPHLIWVCRATGKSQGR, from the exons ATGGGGACAG cccaaGCCCTCGGCTTCACTG GCGCCAGGCCCAGCCAGCTCACACTGGACCCCCCCTGGACGCCTGTGTTCCTATGGGAGAAGGTGACGCTGACCTGCCAGGGCTCTGGCACGCCTGGCCCTACCTCCTGGTACCGCAACACGCAGTTCTGGGAACAGACAGCATCCAGCCACATCCATGTCTCCGAAGGCTCCTCTGGGAGCAGCAGCTACCAGTGCCGCAGCCCTGGCACTGAGCTCAGCAGCCCCGTCACCCTGAGTTTCTCAAATG ActggctggtgctgcaggtGCCGGTGGGGTCACTGCTGGAGGGGGACACGCTGCCACTGCGCTGCCGGGGCTGGAAGGGCAAGTCGATCACCCAAGTGCAGTTCTTCCGTGagtgggaggtgctgggggggcCCTCCCCGACGACCgagctgctcctgccctccctgcagctgcaccaCAGCGGGCGCTACCGCTGCCAGGCCACCATGCGCACcattttccaggagaaaaaggagTCGGCACTGGTGACAGTGAACGTGCAAG AGCTCTTCTCGGTGCCGGTGCTGCGCCTGGAGGGCCTGGCCAAGCTCCCCGAGGGAGCCCCCCTGGCCCTGCACTGCCTCAGCCACCACAGCCCCCTGCGGCCCCTCGCCCGCCTCCAGCACCTCTTCTACCGGAACAAGGTGGTGGTCGGGGGACCCCAGGgctcctcccagctctggctgccagccGTGGGGCTGCTCCACTCGGGGAACTACTCCTGCGAGGTGCGGACGGAGACATCCAGTGTGCGGAAATACAGTGCCCTGGTCGCTGTCATGGTGTACA GGGTCCCGGTCTCGGGGGTGTCCCTGGCAGTGCAGCCCCCCGGGGGGCTGGTGGCAGAGGGTGACCACCTGGAGCTGGCCTGCTCGGTGGCCGCAGGGACAGGAcccctctccttctcctggCACCGGCAGGGCTTGGCCGCGCCGCTGGCCACGGGCCCCCGCTACAAGCTCCGTGCCGTGCAGCAGCAGGACGGTGGCCGCTACCACTGCACAGCCACCAACGGCGGCACCACGGCTGACAGCCCGCCGCTGTGGGTCACCGTCCTGG TGCCGGTGGCCAATGCCACCATTGCGATGACGAGGACAGAGCCGTCGGTGCCGGCAGGCGAGAGCCTCAACCTGAGCTGCTCGGTGCAGGCGGGCACCACGCCGGTGACCTTCACCTGGCTGCGAgatgggcaggagctgggctcgggGCCCGTCCTCACCTTGGGGACCGTGGAGCAGGCGCACGCCGGGACCTACCAGTGCCTGGCCACCAACCGCCTCAGCACCCGCCGCATCTTCCGGGTGTACAGCCCGGCGCTGGTCCTCTCTGTGACACAGCCACAGCGGGGGTGGCGGCAGCAGGGCACAG CCATGGCCGTGGGGCTCAGCATGTCCCTACTGCTCCTACTCCTGCTCAGTGCTGCCATGGCCTGGCACCTCCGGCACCGGCGCCACAGGGGTAGGTCGCCCACACCGGGCACTGGGGGCCGGGTTGGTGGTCCCAAGTGGGGTGAAAGCCCCCCACACCAGCTGGGAGGGGATCAATGGGGCTGTACCCCACATCCCCCTTCttggctggggctgagcccccAGTGCCCTTGGCTCAGGGTcctggggggttttgggggtccTGGAGGCCCTCCCTGTTTGAAGCCCACGTCCCCCCATCTCATTTGGGTGTGCAGGG CCACTGGGAAGAGCCAGGGCAGGTGA
- the PEX19 gene encoding peroxisomal biogenesis factor 19 isoform X4, whose protein sequence is MAAEPGPGADPELEELLDSALDDFEKARPAAPPPPPPAGAQPSPSAAAKERFFQELFEGELASQAAAEFEQAMQELAREEPHLVEQFQKLSEAAGRVGSDTASQQEFTSCLKETLSGLARNATDLQGSSASEEELAKALEGLGLEESDGEGSVLPVMRSIMQSLLSKDVLYPSLKEITEKYPEWLQRHGEALPAEQYERYRAQHCVMGRICQQLERERPGEGEEERRARFETLLDLMQQLQDLGHPPKELAGESPPGLNLDLPGAAGGEQCRLM, encoded by the exons ATGGCGGCGGAGCCGGGCCCGGGCGCCGACCcggagctggaggagctgcttgATA GTGCCCTGGATGACTTCGAGAAGGCCAGGCCTGCTGCccccccgccaccgccccccGCCGGGGCCCAGCCCTCGCCCAGCGCCGCCGCCAAG GAGAGGTTCTTCCAGGAGCTATTTGAGGGAGAGCTGGCCTCGCAGGCGGCGGCTGAGTTCGAGCAGGCCATGCAGGAGCTGGCCCGGGAGGAGCCGCACTTGGTGGAGCAGTTCCAAAAGTTGTCGGAGGCCGCGGGCAGAGTGG GCAGCGACACAGCGTCGCAGCAGGAGTTCACCTCTTGCCTGAAGGAGACACTGAGTGGCCTGGCCAGGAATGCCACCGACCTGCAG GGCTCCTCAGCCTCGGAGGAGGAGCTGGCGAAGGcgctggaggggctggggctggaggagagcGATGGTGAGGGCAGTGTCCTGCCCGTCATGCGGAGCATCATGCAGAGCCTGCTCTCCAAGGACGTGCTCTACCCCTCGCTCAAGGAGATCACCGAGAAG TACCCCGAGTGGCTGCAGCGGCACGGCGAGGCGCTGCCGGCTGAGCAGTACGAGCGGTACCGGGCGCAGCACTGCGTGATGGGCCGCatctgccagcagctggagcgCGAGCGGCCGGGCGAGGGCGAGGAGGAGCGGCGGGCGCGCTTCGAGACCCTCCTCGACCTCATGCAGCAG CTGCAGGACCTGGGGCACCCACCcaaggagctggctggggagtCG ccccctggccTCAACTTGGACCTGCCAGGGGCGGCGGGTGGCGAGCAGTGCCGCCTCATGTAG
- the PEX19 gene encoding peroxisomal biogenesis factor 19 isoform X2, which produces MAAEPGPGADPELEELLDSALDDFEKARPAAPPPPPPAGAQPSPSAAAKERFFQELFEGELASQAAAEFEQAMQELAREEPHLVEQFQKLSEAAGRVGSDTASQQEFTSCLKETLSGLARNATDLQGSSASEEELAKALEGLGLEESDGEGSVLPVMRSIMQSLLSKDVLYPSLKEITEKYPEWLQRHGEALPAEQYERYRAQHCVMGRICQQLERERPGEGEEERRARFETLLDLMQQLQDLGHPPKELAGESLTLPPSLQPPGLNLDLPGAAGGEQCRLM; this is translated from the exons ATGGCGGCGGAGCCGGGCCCGGGCGCCGACCcggagctggaggagctgcttgATA GTGCCCTGGATGACTTCGAGAAGGCCAGGCCTGCTGCccccccgccaccgccccccGCCGGGGCCCAGCCCTCGCCCAGCGCCGCCGCCAAG GAGAGGTTCTTCCAGGAGCTATTTGAGGGAGAGCTGGCCTCGCAGGCGGCGGCTGAGTTCGAGCAGGCCATGCAGGAGCTGGCCCGGGAGGAGCCGCACTTGGTGGAGCAGTTCCAAAAGTTGTCGGAGGCCGCGGGCAGAGTGG GCAGCGACACAGCGTCGCAGCAGGAGTTCACCTCTTGCCTGAAGGAGACACTGAGTGGCCTGGCCAGGAATGCCACCGACCTGCAG GGCTCCTCAGCCTCGGAGGAGGAGCTGGCGAAGGcgctggaggggctggggctggaggagagcGATGGTGAGGGCAGTGTCCTGCCCGTCATGCGGAGCATCATGCAGAGCCTGCTCTCCAAGGACGTGCTCTACCCCTCGCTCAAGGAGATCACCGAGAAG TACCCCGAGTGGCTGCAGCGGCACGGCGAGGCGCTGCCGGCTGAGCAGTACGAGCGGTACCGGGCGCAGCACTGCGTGATGGGCCGCatctgccagcagctggagcgCGAGCGGCCGGGCGAGGGCGAGGAGGAGCGGCGGGCGCGCTTCGAGACCCTCCTCGACCTCATGCAGCAG CTGCAGGACCTGGGGCACCCACCcaaggagctggctggggagtCG CTcacccttcctccctccctgcagccccctggccTCAACTTGGACCTGCCAGGGGCGGCGGGTGGCGAGCAGTGCCGCCTCATGTAG
- the NDUFS2 gene encoding NADH dehydrogenase [ubiquinone] iron-sulfur protein 2, mitochondrial, producing the protein MAPGPAPAAVVRAGWRMRSAKGKMAALRALGRLRAPSGLRAAAARLGPAPVRSVRQWQPDVEWAQQFAGAVMYPSKETEKWVPPPWNDKDPLAHKKVSSLTINFGPQHPAAHGVLRLVMELSGETVKKCDPHIGLLHRGTEKLIEYKTYLQALPYFDRLDYVSMMCNEQAYSLAVEKLLNIRPPLRAQWIRVLFAEITRLLNHIMAVTTHALDIGAMTPFFWMFEEREKMFEFYERVSGARMHAAYIRPGGVHQDLPLGLMDDIYEFVKNFSMRVDEVEEMLTNNRIWKNRTVDIGVITAEEALNYGFSGVMLRGSGIQWDLRKTQPYDVYSEVEFDVPIGSRGDCYDRYLCRVEEMRQSLRIILQCLNKMPEGEIKVDDAKISPPKRAEMKTSMESLIHHFKLYTEGYQVPPGATYTAIEAPKGEFGVYLVSDGSSRPYRCKIKAPGFAHLAGLDRMSQGHMLADVVAIIGTQDIVFGEVDR; encoded by the exons AtggcgcccggccccgcccccgcagCGGTGGTGAGGGCGGGGTGGCGCATGCGCAGTGCCAAGGGCAAGATGGCGGCGCTGCGGGCGCTGGGGAGGCTGCGGGCACCTTCGGGgctgcgggcggcggcggcgcggctgGGGCCGGCCCCGGTCCG GTCGGTGCGGCAGTGGCAGCCCGATGTGGAGTGGGCCCAGCAGTTCGCCGGCGCCGTCATGTACCCAAGCAAAGAGACGGAGAAGTGGGTGCCGCCTCCCTGGAACG ACAAGGACCCTCTGGCTCACAAGAAGGTCTCAAGTTTGACTATAAACTTTGGGCCCCAGCACCCGGCTGCCCATGGGGTCCTGCGGCTGGTCATGGAGCTGAGCGGAGAGACAGTGAAGAAATGCGACCCCCACATTGGCCTCCTGCACCGAGGCACCGAGAAGCTAATCGAGTATAAGACATACCTCCAG GCACTGCCCTATTTTGACCGTCTGGACTACGTCTCCATGATGTGCAACGAGCAGGCCTATTCCCTGGCCGTGGAGAAGCTGCTCAACATCCGCCCGCCCCTGAGGGCTCAGTGGATCCGAG tcCTCTTCGCAGAGATAACCCGGCTGCTCAACCACATCATGGCCGTGACCACGCACGCACTGGACATCGGGGCCATGACCCCCTTTTTCTGGATGTttgaggagagggagaag ATGTTCGAGTTCTACGAGCGGGTCTCAGGGGCACGGATGCACGCCGCCTACATCCGCCCTGGCGGGGTGCACCAG GACCTGCCCCTGGGGCTGATGGACGACATCTATGAGTTCGTGAAGAATTTCTCCATGCGGGTAGACGAGGTGGAGGAG ATGCTCACCAACAACCGCATCTGGAAGAACCGCACGGTTGACATCGGGGTGATAACAGCGGAGGAGGCTCTCAACTACGGGTTCAG CGGGGTGATGCTCCGGGGCTCAGGGATCCAGTGGGATCTGCGCAAGACCCAGCCCTACGACGTCTACAGTGAGGTGGAGTTTGACGTCCCCATCGGCTCCCGGGGCGACTGCTATGACAG GTACTTGTGCCGCGTGGAGGAGATGCGACAGTCCCTCCGTATCATCCTCCAGTGCCTCAACAAGATGCCTGAGGGGGAGATCAAAGTAGACGATGCCAAAATCTCCCCTCCAAAGCGGGCAGAGATGAAG ACCTCCATGGAGTCCCTGATCCATCACTTCAAGCTCTACACGGAGGGCTACCAGGTCCCCCCTGGAGCCACCTACACAGCCATTGAGGCCCCCAAG GGTGAATTCGGCGTCTACCTTGTATCTGATGGCAGCAGCCGCCCCTACCGCTGCAAGATCAAGGCACCCGGATTCGCTCACCTG GCCGGTCTGGATCGGATGTCACAGGGCCACATGCTGGCGGACGTTGTGGCCATCATTG gCACGCAGGACATCGTCTTTGGGGAAGTGGATCGATGA
- the FCER1G gene encoding high affinity immunoglobulin epsilon receptor subunit gamma isoform X1 produces the protein MTARLLLTTALLLLLQTPAAEALMEPELCYILDAILFLYGIVLTVLYCRLKFTVHRESQQGPGKEKEEAIYTGLTGEGQEMYETLQVKHS, from the exons ATGACTGCTCGGCTGCTGCTCACCAccgccctgctgctgctgctgcagacccCGGCAGCAg aAGCCCTGATGGAGCCGGAGCTCTGCTACATCCTGGATGCCATCCTCTTCCTCTATGGCATCGTCCTCACCGTCCTCTATTGCCGCCTCAAG TTCACGGTTCACCGAGAGTCACAGCAGGGACCTGGCAAAGAG aaggaagaagcCATCTACACA GGGCTCACCGGTGAAGGCCAGGAGATGTACGAAACCCTGCAGGTCAAACACTCCTGA
- the PEX19 gene encoding peroxisomal biogenesis factor 19 isoform X3, with the protein MAAEPGPGADPELEELLDSALDDFEKARPAAPPPPPPAGAQPSPSAAAKASLFASQERFFQELFEGELASQAAAEFEQAMQELAREEPHLVEQFQKLSEAAGRVGSDTASQQEFTSCLKETLSGLARNATDLQGSSASEEELAKALEGLGLEESDGEGSVLPVMRSIMQSLLSKDVLYPSLKEITEKYPEWLQRHGEALPAEQYERYRAQHCVMGRICQQLERERPGEGEEERRARFETLLDLMQQLQDLGHPPKELAGESPPGLNLDLPGAAGGEQCRLM; encoded by the exons ATGGCGGCGGAGCCGGGCCCGGGCGCCGACCcggagctggaggagctgcttgATA GTGCCCTGGATGACTTCGAGAAGGCCAGGCCTGCTGCccccccgccaccgccccccGCCGGGGCCCAGCCCTCGCCCAGCGCCGCCGCCAAG GCCTCCCTCTTCGCCTCGCAGGAGAGGTTCTTCCAGGAGCTATTTGAGGGAGAGCTGGCCTCGCAGGCGGCGGCTGAGTTCGAGCAGGCCATGCAGGAGCTGGCCCGGGAGGAGCCGCACTTGGTGGAGCAGTTCCAAAAGTTGTCGGAGGCCGCGGGCAGAGTGG GCAGCGACACAGCGTCGCAGCAGGAGTTCACCTCTTGCCTGAAGGAGACACTGAGTGGCCTGGCCAGGAATGCCACCGACCTGCAG GGCTCCTCAGCCTCGGAGGAGGAGCTGGCGAAGGcgctggaggggctggggctggaggagagcGATGGTGAGGGCAGTGTCCTGCCCGTCATGCGGAGCATCATGCAGAGCCTGCTCTCCAAGGACGTGCTCTACCCCTCGCTCAAGGAGATCACCGAGAAG TACCCCGAGTGGCTGCAGCGGCACGGCGAGGCGCTGCCGGCTGAGCAGTACGAGCGGTACCGGGCGCAGCACTGCGTGATGGGCCGCatctgccagcagctggagcgCGAGCGGCCGGGCGAGGGCGAGGAGGAGCGGCGGGCGCGCTTCGAGACCCTCCTCGACCTCATGCAGCAG CTGCAGGACCTGGGGCACCCACCcaaggagctggctggggagtCG ccccctggccTCAACTTGGACCTGCCAGGGGCGGCGGGTGGCGAGCAGTGCCGCCTCATGTAG